The proteins below are encoded in one region of Tomitella fengzijianii:
- a CDS encoding PfkB family carbohydrate kinase: protein MIDLPVPSPGRTPPRALTIAGSDSGGGAGIQADMRTMAMSGVHACVAVAAVTVQNTTGVTGFHPVPPGIVAGQIRTVVQDIDVQAAKTGMVAEAQIIEAIVETCIDVGIGGGRGSAEPSGGEARRTVPLVVDPVCASMHGDPLLEPHSLAALRDRLVPLADLVTPNLDEVRLLTGVDVTDRATQRDAARALVDLGARWALVTGGHLRADADGPTAESTDLLYDGADWFEFSGPRVHTGDDHGGGDTLAAAITCALTTGATMPDSVAHGKEWVTRCLNWSYPLGAGHGPVSPLWRLQ, encoded by the coding sequence GTGATCGACCTTCCGGTGCCCTCCCCCGGCCGCACGCCGCCGCGCGCGCTGACCATCGCGGGCTCGGACAGCGGCGGCGGCGCGGGCATCCAGGCGGACATGCGGACGATGGCGATGTCCGGGGTGCACGCGTGCGTCGCGGTGGCCGCGGTGACCGTGCAGAACACGACCGGCGTCACCGGATTCCACCCGGTCCCGCCCGGAATCGTCGCCGGCCAGATCCGGACGGTGGTGCAGGACATCGACGTGCAGGCGGCGAAGACGGGCATGGTGGCCGAGGCGCAGATCATCGAGGCGATCGTGGAGACCTGCATCGACGTCGGCATCGGCGGCGGCCGCGGTTCCGCGGAACCGAGTGGCGGCGAGGCGCGGCGCACCGTTCCACTGGTGGTGGACCCCGTCTGCGCGTCGATGCACGGCGATCCGCTGCTGGAGCCGCACTCGCTGGCCGCACTGCGCGACCGGCTGGTCCCGCTGGCCGACCTGGTCACGCCCAACCTCGACGAGGTCCGCCTGCTGACCGGCGTCGACGTCACCGACAGGGCGACGCAGCGCGACGCGGCGCGCGCACTGGTGGATCTGGGCGCGCGGTGGGCCCTGGTGACGGGCGGCCACCTGCGCGCCGATGCGGACGGACCCACAGCCGAGAGCACCGATCTGCTGTACGACGGCGCCGACTGGTTCGAGTTCTCCGGGCCGCGCGTGCACACCGGCGACGATCACGGGGGCGGCGACACTCTGGCCGCGGCGATCACCTGCGCCCTCACGACGGGGGCCACCATGCCCGACTCCGTGGCGCACGGCAAAGAATGGGTGACGCGCTGCCTGAACTGGTCGTACCCCCTGGGCGCGGGGCACGGCCCCGTGTCGCCGTTGTGGCGGCTGCAATAG
- a CDS encoding adenylate/guanylate cyclase domain-containing protein has translation MKFDAGDGGAADEDGAADEDGAADEDGAADDGDTVGAPASQAASARRASEFLDGVRVQARRLDRSPQLVGLVRRARRVLPGDQGFGDPLSVAGDGGARAVARVAERVFPDSAGASREAGFAALQVWQAVREWSGRGEGDAEVTLVFTDLVAFSSWALGAGDEATLRLLRSVAGAVEPEIVARGGRVVKRMGDGLLADFRTPERALDAVVAARAALRHVDADGYRPVIRVGIHSGHPRRMGGDWLGVDVNIAARMMEAGRDGNVVVSEVVRDALDPQWLLDQGLRLKEHRRFFLNRARGVPDDLRMYRVEGA, from the coding sequence GTGAAGTTCGACGCAGGTGACGGCGGTGCGGCCGACGAGGACGGTGCGGCCGACGAGGACGGTGCGGCCGACGAGGACGGTGCGGCCGACGACGGCGATACGGTCGGCGCGCCCGCGTCGCAGGCGGCGTCCGCGCGCCGCGCATCGGAGTTCCTCGACGGCGTGCGGGTGCAGGCGCGGCGGCTCGACCGGTCGCCGCAGCTGGTGGGCCTGGTCCGGCGCGCACGCAGGGTGCTGCCGGGCGACCAGGGCTTCGGCGATCCGCTGTCCGTCGCCGGCGACGGCGGCGCGCGGGCGGTGGCCCGGGTGGCGGAACGGGTTTTCCCCGATTCCGCCGGGGCGTCCCGGGAGGCGGGCTTCGCCGCCCTGCAGGTGTGGCAGGCCGTGCGCGAGTGGTCCGGCAGGGGCGAGGGCGATGCCGAGGTGACGCTGGTGTTCACCGACCTCGTCGCGTTCTCGTCGTGGGCGCTCGGCGCGGGAGACGAGGCGACGCTCAGGCTGCTGCGCTCGGTGGCCGGCGCGGTGGAACCCGAGATCGTGGCGCGGGGCGGCCGCGTCGTCAAACGGATGGGAGACGGGCTGCTCGCGGACTTCCGGACGCCGGAGAGGGCGCTGGACGCGGTGGTGGCGGCGCGTGCGGCCCTGCGGCACGTGGATGCCGACGGCTACCGCCCCGTGATCCGCGTGGGCATCCACAGCGGCCACCCCCGCCGCATGGGCGGAGACTGGCTCGGCGTGGACGTCAACATCGCGGCCCGCATGATGGAGGCGGGCCGCGACGGCAACGTGGTGGTGTCGGAGGTGGTGCGCGACGCCCTCGACCCGCAGTGGCTGCTGGACCAGGGGCTGCGGCTCAAGGAGCACCGGCGGTTCTTCCTCAACCGGGCGCGGGGCGTGCCCGACGACCTGAGGATGTATCGCGTCGAGGGCGCCTAG